The Methylomonas koyamae genome has a segment encoding these proteins:
- a CDS encoding ABC transporter ATP-binding protein has product MTALSIQNLKKTYGNGFEALKGVDLEVERGDFFALLGPNGAGKSTLIGIISSLVNKTSGKVRIFDHDLDTDPVAAKTCIGAVPQEINFNQFETCFSVVFNQAGYYGIPRKLAMQRTEQCLRQVELWDKRDTVSRRLSGGMKRRLMIARAMVHSPRLLILDEPTAGVDIEIRRSMWEMMQEVNRQGTTIILTTHYLEEAESLCRHIAIINNGQIIEKSAMHQLLGRMHTDHFVLDVGATLTGAPAIPGYHIELVAERSLEVAVPKSLGLNRLFQELSARQIEVLSLRNKSNRLEQLFLDLVQ; this is encoded by the coding sequence ATGACGGCTTTATCCATTCAAAACTTAAAAAAAACCTATGGCAATGGCTTCGAAGCCTTGAAAGGTGTGGATTTGGAAGTCGAACGCGGCGATTTTTTCGCGCTGCTTGGCCCCAACGGTGCCGGCAAATCCACGCTAATCGGCATCATCAGTTCTCTGGTCAATAAAACCAGCGGTAAGGTCAGAATCTTCGACCACGACCTGGATACCGACCCGGTCGCGGCGAAAACCTGCATCGGCGCGGTTCCGCAGGAAATCAACTTCAACCAATTCGAAACCTGCTTTAGCGTGGTTTTCAACCAAGCCGGTTACTACGGTATTCCGCGCAAGCTAGCGATGCAGCGCACGGAGCAATGTTTGCGCCAGGTCGAGCTGTGGGATAAACGCGATACTGTGTCGCGGCGGCTGTCGGGCGGCATGAAACGGCGCTTGATGATCGCCCGGGCCATGGTGCATTCGCCGCGGCTGTTGATTCTCGACGAACCGACCGCCGGCGTCGACATCGAAATTCGGCGCTCGATGTGGGAGATGATGCAGGAAGTTAACCGGCAGGGGACAACCATCATCCTGACCACCCACTATCTGGAAGAGGCGGAAAGCCTGTGCCGCCACATCGCCATCATCAACAACGGCCAGATCATCGAGAAATCGGCGATGCACCAATTGCTGGGCCGGATGCATACCGACCATTTCGTGCTGGATGTCGGAGCCACTCTAACCGGCGCGCCGGCGATCCCCGGTTACCATATCGAATTGGTCGCGGAACGCAGCCTGGAAGTCGCCGTGCCGAAAAGCCTGGGCTTAAACCGATTGTTTCAGGAATTATCCGCGCGGCAGATCGAAGTCTTGAGTCTGCGCAATAAATCCAACCGTCTCGAACAACTTTTCCTGGACTTGGTGCAATGA